The region ACATCCGCCCGGGCGGATGTTTCCAGGGCTGTGCCGTTCCGGAAAAGTATGCCTTTCAAGGCCCCTCTGCCGGTCCCCGCCATAATGGCTGTGGGAGTGGCCAGACCCATGGCACAGGGACACGCAATCACCAAAACCGCCACCATGCGGAGGAGACCGGGGACCCATTCCCCCAGGGCCAGTCGCCAGATGATCAACGTAAGAAAGGCAATGCCGATGACTGAGGGGACAAACACCGCTGCGATTTTATCCGCCAGGGCCTGAATAGGTGCCTTGCTTCCCTGGGCTTCTCGGACCATGGCAATAATACGGGACAGGACGGTGGCTTCGCCTACCTTATCCGCCCGGATTTTTAAAACTCCGTAGGTGTTCAGGGTGCCGCCGGTGACCGGATCCCCCTTTTTTTTATCCACCGGGAGGGATTCACCGGTGAGCATGGATTCATTCACCGCCGATTCTCCCTCAAGGATTGTCCCGTCCACCGGGATTTTCCCGCCGGGCCGCACAAGGAGGATATCCCCCGGTTCCACCTGGCTGAGGGGAAGGGTCAAGGTACCGGTATCCGTGATTTTTTCCACCGTTTCCGGTTGAAGGTTCAGCAATTCTTTGATGGCTGCACCGGCTTGTCCCTTGGTCCGGGATTCCAGGAATTTTCCCAGACGGATGAGGGTGATAATCACGGCGGAGGTTTCAAAATACACGTGGTCCCCTGCATTTGGAAACAAGATGACAATCCACGAATACACGTAGGCCACGGAACTTCCCAAAGCCACCAGCACATCCATATTGGCGGATCCGTTTCGGAGGGATTTCCAGCCGTTTTTATAGTAATCAAACCCGGTATAAAACTGGACCGGTGTGGCGAGAAAAGCGAAGAAAAGATTCATCCACAGGGCGTGGCTCCACATTCCCAGGATGCCGAAATCCCGGAGCATACTCAGAATAAAAAGGGGAGTGGTAAACAAAATGCCGATCCACAAGGCCTTCAGTTGGTACCGGTGATGTTTTTCGCCGCTGCTATTTTCACCCGGCTCCTGATCTGTTAACGGTGTATAGCCTAAATCTGAAATCTGTTCGGCCATCATCTCGGGGGAAGCAAGACCGGGAACGTATTCCACCGAGACCGATCCATCGGCAAAACTGGCAGCGGCTTTGTACAGGCCGGGAAGCTTACGGGTGAGTCCCCGTTCGATAGTGGAAGCGCAATTGGCACAGGTCATGCCTGCCACAGGAATGCGGATTTTTTTCAGGGGAATATTATAACCGGCGGACTGAACAGCGGACAGGATATCAGCCAGAGAGAGGGTGGAAGTATCGTATTCAACGGTGAGTTCTTCCGTGGCAAAATTCACGGAAGCGGATCGGATACCGGGCAGTTTTTTGACGTTTTTCTCAATCGTTGCGGCGCAATTGGCGCATGTCATCCCCCGGACGGGGAGGATTTCCTTTTTAACCGCCATCAGGCATTTTCCGCCGGATAGCCGATTTCATCCAGTGTGTCCAGGATTTGGGATTTAGTCGCGGGTTTATCCCACGTCACCTCCACATGTTTAGAGGAAACATCTTCCTCCACTGATGTCACTCCGTCCAGGTTCTGCAGCTCCCGGGTAATGGTCATAATACAGTGCCTGCAACTGATATTGGGTATGAAAAATGTTTTCTTCATGAGAATTCTCCATTTTTGTCTATGATGAAAAAGGGGACAAATAGTTGCAGGAGAAGGTCGAGTCCGGATGTAAAAAGAGTAACAAAATCCCTTTAGAATATGTTTAAGTGATAAAGAGGGTTCTCGTTTGATATAAATATGAAAGGAATATTTTATTTCATTAAATATCTGAAACTAAAAAAGATAAAGAAGAAAGCAACAAAGAGAGGTGGAATGAAGAGAAGAACTGAAAAATTCCAAAGGGATATTGAGGATATATATCCGAAAAGTATTGCAAGTAAAGAAAAAACTCTTTCCGTTAAACCTCCATTAAAAAGAATTAAAAGAGCAAAAATCACAGCAGAAAGACTATCAAGAATCATGATAAATCTGGGATTCTTATATACAGGGATCTGTTCCAGAATTGTTTTTTTCGTGTTATCAGAGAGATAAACATGAGCTTGTTCTTTAGTAAGTTCATTAGGATGAAAATGTTCTACGTTCTGTAATAATGTATAACAATGCCGGCAGTCTTTTAGATGATGAAGGACTTCCGGATCATTGAGACCATGAATGACATATCGCTGTTGAATGTATTTGCAGTGAGTCATTTTTCCTCCTGTTTTTGTTTTTCGGTTAAGGAAATAAATCCTTGTTTTTCCATTACTAAAATAACAGATAGTCTTGCTCTTCGAATTCGTGCTTTAACAGTATTCAACGGGATATTCAAAATCCTTGCAATTTCTTCCTGTTTACAATTCATATAGGAATGCATAACGAGGGGAGTCCTGAGCAGCGTTGGAAGTTGGCGAATGACTGATCTGCATATATCTTTATCTATATCATCAACATCATTCCTGGCCTCTTTATACGTAATGGTATCTGGCAGCTCGGGATCCATCTTACTTTCTTTGTAATATCTACTGGTTAAATAGCTTACTGCGGCATTTCTGGCAATATGAAAGATCCATGTTTTCAACGTGGAGTCACCACGAAACTGATGAAAATGAGTATAAACCTTTATAAAAACCTCCTGAGCCAGATCATCTGCATCGTCTTCATTGCAGACAAATGTATATAACCATTGTTTCAGTTCATTCCCCCAGGAATCGATAATACGTTCCATTGCCTGACGGTGGAAACCATGTTGATATAGATTGATGATTTGATCATCCAGTGTCATGAGTGTGGTTCCTGTTCAGGCATTTTAAAATAAGGATATTTTTGGGGGAGGTATAAGAAAACATTACGGATTTTGTTGCAGGGGCAGAGGCAAGAGGTTAAATGTAAAAATTTATGATTTTGTATGTTTTTCAGCCAGGATATATGCGAGTCCCAATCCAGCCAGAATAAGTCCCCAACTTGCTGAAATGATACCAGTGTTTAACCATAATGCAATCCCCAATGTAACTCCCAGGCTAATAAATAAATAACCTCGTCTGATATAATTGGGTTTAGGTATCAAAGCGGAAATTTCTGAAGCCTTCCCGCCTTGTTCCAGAAATTTTATGATTTGTTCACTCAGCAATCTTTTTTTACGGT is a window of Candidatus Neomarinimicrobiota bacterium DNA encoding:
- a CDS encoding heavy metal translocating P-type ATPase; this encodes MAVKKEILPVRGMTCANCAATIEKNVKKLPGIRSASVNFATEELTVEYDTSTLSLADILSAVQSAGYNIPLKKIRIPVAGMTCANCASTIERGLTRKLPGLYKAAASFADGSVSVEYVPGLASPEMMAEQISDLGYTPLTDQEPGENSSGEKHHRYQLKALWIGILFTTPLFILSMLRDFGILGMWSHALWMNLFFAFLATPVQFYTGFDYYKNGWKSLRNGSANMDVLVALGSSVAYVYSWIVILFPNAGDHVYFETSAVIITLIRLGKFLESRTKGQAGAAIKELLNLQPETVEKITDTGTLTLPLSQVEPGDILLVRPGGKIPVDGTILEGESAVNESMLTGESLPVDKKKGDPVTGGTLNTYGVLKIRADKVGEATVLSRIIAMVREAQGSKAPIQALADKIAAVFVPSVIGIAFLTLIIWRLALGEWVPGLLRMVAVLVIACPCAMGLATPTAIMAGTGRGALKGILFRNGTALETSARADV
- a CDS encoding sigma-70 family RNA polymerase sigma factor; amino-acid sequence: MTLDDQIINLYQHGFHRQAMERIIDSWGNELKQWLYTFVCNEDDADDLAQEVFIKVYTHFHQFRGDSTLKTWIFHIARNAAVSYLTSRYYKESKMDPELPDTITYKEARNDVDDIDKDICRSVIRQLPTLLRTPLVMHSYMNCKQEEIARILNIPLNTVKARIRRARLSVILVMEKQGFISLTEKQKQEEK
- a CDS encoding heavy-metal-associated domain-containing protein, yielding MKKTFFIPNISCRHCIMTITRELQNLDGVTSVEEDVSSKHVEVTWDKPATKSQILDTLDEIGYPAENA